A section of the Phaseolus vulgaris cultivar G19833 chromosome 8, P. vulgaris v2.0, whole genome shotgun sequence genome encodes:
- the LOC137826129 gene encoding fructose-1,6-bisphosphatase, chloroplastic, whose protein sequence is MVAIAAATASSQLIISKPCSPSRLCPFQLCVFDTKSVLSSSSSRRRYVGGSGVSCMAVGQATTETKKRSGYELQTLTSWLLKQEQAGVIDAELTIVLSSISMACKQIASLVQRANISNLTGVQGAVNVQGEDQKKLDVVSNEVFSNCLRSSGRTGIIASEEEDVPVAVEESYSGNYIVVFDPLDGSSNIDAAVSTGSIFGIYSPNDECFADIGDDSTLGTTEQRCVVNVCQPGSNLLAAGYCMYSSSIIFVLTLGKGVFVFTLDPMYGEFVLTQENLQIPRAGKIYAFNEGNYQLWDDNLKKYIDDLKDPGPSGKPYSARYIGSLVGDFHRTLLYGGIYGYPRDKKNKNGKLRLLYECAPMSFIVEQAGGKGSDGHQRILDIQPVEIHQRVPLYIGSVDEVEKVEKYLA, encoded by the exons ATGGTTGCAATTGCAGCAGCAACAGCATCCTCCCAGTTGATTATCTCAAAGCCTTGTTCCCCCTCACGCCTGTGTCCCTTCCAACTATGTGTCTTTGACACCAAATCAGTGCTATCAAGTTCAAGTAGCAGGAGAAGGTATGTGGGTGGGTCTGGTGTCAGCTGCATGGCTGTGGGGCAAGCAACCACAGAAACGAAGAAAAGAAGTGGATACGAGCTTCAAACACTAACTAGCTGGTTGCTGAAGCAAGAGCAAGCTGGAGTGATTGATGCAGAACTCACTATTGTGCTGTCTAGTATTTCCATGGCATGCAAACAGATTGCTTCTTTGGTGCAAAGAGCTAACATTTCCAACCTCACTGGGGTTCAAGGAGCTGTGAATGTTCAAGGGGAAGACCAGAAAAAGCTTGATGTTGTTTCAAATGAG GTTTTCTCAAACTGCTTGAGGTCAAGTGGGAGGACAGGAATAATAGCATCAGAAGAAGAGGATGTGCCAGTGGCAGTAGAAGAGAGTTATTCTGGCAACTACATTGTAGTGTTTGACCCACTTGATGGGTCATCCAATATTGATGCTGCAGTGTCAACTGGATCCATTTTTGGAATATACAGCCCCAATGATGAATGCTTTGCTGACATTGGTGATGACTCCACA CTTGGCACAACAGAACAAAGGTGTGTTGTGAACGTGTGCCAACCTGGAAGCAACCTTCTTGCAGCTGGTTACTGCATGTACTCTAGCTCAATCATCTTTGTTCTCACACTTGGAAAAGGAGTGTTTGTGTTTACACTGGACCCTATGTATGGAGAATTCGTTTTGACTCAGGAAAACCTCCAGATACCAAGAGCAGGCAAAATTTATGCTTTCAATGAAGGGAATTATCAGTTGTGGGATGACAACTTAAAGAAATATATTGATGATCTCAAGGACCCTGGTCCTAGTGGGAAGCCTTATTCTGCAAGGTACATTGGTAGCTTGGTAGGAGACTTCCACAGGACACTTCTATATGGTGGCATTTACGGGTACCCCAGagacaaaaaaaacaaaaatgggaAGCTCAGGCTTCTATATGAATGTGCTCCTATGAGCTTCATTGTAGAACAGGCTGGTGGAAAAGGTTCAGATGGCCATCAGAGAATACTGGACATTCAACCGGTGGAG ATTCATCAACGTGTGCCACTATACATTGGAAGCGTAGATGAGGTAGAGAAGGTGGAAAAGTACTTGGCTTAA
- the LOC137826128 gene encoding uncharacterized protein, whose translation MAGKQSKVRKPEAFGKGKVTPNQIAFIVDRYLCDNNFSSTRSTFRIEASSLISNSPIHEAPKSLLTLGEMLDEYICLKEQKVMLDQERVVVEQEKNRVQMLLQGMQNVMTAYNASGNLSATAPAAKSAVAITQPIYTLKSQPGLHTSVQSKSNTLSLPQSSNSNAGSGNISTQTVTVSDRKRKDTTKAVDDPLTAKKPRGRSSSRKIVVQGQTALLQSDNAVNNTMVAQPSAIQSSSENCIPRDSQVQGSNVAKCLFNRPTTSVPSNSPVPKTPPRTKSSHSDTHISPAEISSVAVTPNCCTVISTKRVMVSPAKQMAYIEMSRCISPVKTNSEKISKRDHVRSRLNFDAADVPGSLDKPFSNEISTSKSEKELDIFDIDFPNFDALGMDFSFTEMLNDLDFSCEGIDFSCHPTPSPSLDNASGSSHECNDNHATPELSTVAEVICEKDMKVLGPDCLSAMKSVTKSITVISPEKNHPQSVDQENCT comes from the exons ATGGCCGGGAAGCAATCCAAAGTCAGAAAGCCAGAGGCGTTTGGGAAGGGAAAGGTCACTCCTAATCAGATTGCTTTCATCGTTGACAGATACCTCTGCGACAACAACTTCTCCTCCACCCGCTCCACCTTCAGAATCGAAGCTTCTTCCCTCATCTCCAATTCACCCATTCACGAG GCACCGAAGTCTTTGTTGACTTTGGGGGAGATGTTGGATGAGTATATCTGCCTGAAGGAGCAGAAAGTGATGTTGGATCAGGAGCGGGTTGTTGTAGAGCAAGAGAAGAACCGGGTTCAGATGTTGTTGCAAGGCATGCAGAATGTAATGACTGCTTACAATGCTAGTGGAAACCTCTCTGCTACAGCGCCTGCTGCAAAATCAGCTGTAGCGATTACTCAACCCATATATACTCTCAAATCTCAACCAG GACTTCATACTTCTGTGCAAAGCAAATCAAATACACTGTCACTGCCTCAATCTAGCAATTCAAATGCTGGGAGTGGAAACATCTCAACGCAAACAGTGACTGTATCTGACAGAAAGAGAAAGGATACGACTAAAGCTGTGGATGATCCTTTGACTGCTAAAAAACCTCGTGGTAGATCATCCAGCAGGAAAATTGTTGTTCAAG GTCAAACTGCTCTGCTACAATCTGATAATGCTGTCAATAATACAATGGTAGCTCAGCCTTCTGCCATTCAATCTTCATCTGAGAACTGCATACCCAGGGACTCACAAGTCCAGGGATCCAATGTTGCTAAATGTTTATTCAACCGGCCTACAACTTCTGTTCCAAGTAATTCACCAGTTCCAAAGACACCTCCTAGAACAAAATCTTCTCACAGTGATACACATATATCCCCTGCTGAGATTTCTTCTGTAGCGGTTACACCCAATTGTTGCACTGTAATTTCAACGAAGAGAGTTATGGTCAGCCCTGCAAAACAGATGGCTTACATAGAGATGAGTCGTTGTATTTCTCCTGTCAAGACAAATTCAGAGAAGATAAGTAAGAGGGATCATGTTAGAAGCAGGTTGAACTTTGATGCTGCTGATGTGCCTGGGAGCTTGGACAAACCATTCTCCAATGAGATTTCTACATCCAAGTCTGAAAAGGAATTGGACATATTTGACATTGATTTTCCTAACTTCGATGCCTTAGGGATGGACTTCTCCTTCACAGAAATGTTAAATGATCTAGATTTTTCTTGTGAAGGCATAGATTTTTCTTGCCATCCAACGCCAAGTCCTTCACTGGATAATGCTTCAGG GTCATCTCATGAATGCAATGATAATCATGCTACACCTGAATTATCAACTGTGGCTGAAGTTATATGTGAGAAAGACATGAAAGTACTAG GTCCTGATTGTTTGTCTGCAATGAAATCTGTCACAAAAAGCATAACAGTTATAAGCCCTG AGAAAAACCATCCGCAGTCTGTGGATCAGGAAAATTGTACATAA